The Mycolicibacterium aichiense region AGCCTGACCCGGACCCGGCGTGAGGCCACACCTGTCGAGCGCAAGCACACGCCCGACGAATTGCACGGCATGGTCGAGGACATGATCACGCTGCTCGAAGGCGCGGTGCAGCCCGAGCTGCGCAAGGGTCGCTACCCGGATCGCAAGGTCGCGCGGCGGGTTTCCGAAGTGGTGAAGGCAGTCGCCCGGGAGCTCGACGCCTGACTGGCGCACACTGGAGTCGTGGGTGCCTATGTCGCCGGAGGCGGCGAGTTCAATCGCGATACCAACTACATCACCACCAGGATCACCGCCGACGGTGCTGACGGATATCCCGTCGAACCCGACCGTTACCGGCTGATCGTGGCACGGGCCTGCCCGTGGGCGAACCGGACGATCATCGTGCGGCGGCTGCTG contains the following coding sequences:
- a CDS encoding cold-shock protein translates to MPTGKVKWYDAEKGFGFLSQEEGEDVYVRASALPEGVEGLKAGQRVEFGLASGRRGPQALSVKLIDPPPSLTRTRREATPVERKHTPDELHGMVEDMITLLEGAVQPELRKGRYPDRKVARRVSEVVKAVARELDA